From a region of the Pseudomonadaceae bacterium SI-3 genome:
- a CDS encoding DUF2959 domain-containing protein, with the protein MRRFVLLVIALLTLAGCQSAYYSAMEKVGLHKRDILVDRVEDARDSQQEAKEQFKDALERYRSVVQVKGGELEERYEALNNEFEASENSAREVRERIEAVEDVAEALFEEWKQELGEYSNASLKAASQRNLERTQKDYRVLLQRMKAAEKRIDPVLDVLRDQVLFLKHNLNARAIGALQGEYRTLEGNVDQLLAEMQRAIDEADVFIRQLQRNQ; encoded by the coding sequence ATGCGCCGCTTCGTTCTACTCGTCATCGCCCTGCTCACCCTGGCCGGCTGCCAGAGCGCCTATTACTCGGCAATGGAGAAGGTCGGATTGCATAAGCGCGACATTCTGGTTGACCGCGTCGAGGATGCGCGCGACTCACAGCAGGAAGCCAAGGAGCAGTTCAAGGATGCCTTGGAGCGTTATCGCAGTGTGGTTCAGGTTAAGGGCGGTGAGCTTGAAGAGCGCTACGAGGCGCTGAACAATGAGTTCGAAGCCAGCGAAAACAGCGCTCGCGAAGTGCGGGAAAGGATCGAAGCCGTCGAGGATGTCGCCGAGGCGCTTTTCGAGGAATGGAAACAGGAACTCGGCGAGTACAGCAACGCAAGCTTGAAAGCGGCCAGTCAACGAAATCTGGAACGCACCCAGAAAGATTATCGTGTGCTGCTGCAACGCATGAAGGCAGCGGAAAAGCGTATCGATCCGGTGCTAGACGTATTGCGCGACCAGGTACTGTTTCTCAAGCACAACCTCAACGCACGCGCGATCGGCGCCTTGCAGGGCGAATACCGCACGCTGGAAGGGAATGTCGATCAGCTCCTCGCTGAAATGCAACGGGCCATAGACGAAGCCGACGTGTTTATCCGTCAACTCCAGCGCAACCAATAA
- a CDS encoding sigma-54-dependent Fis family transcriptional regulator yields the protein MGVKVLLVEDDRALREALGDTLELGGYAYRAVDCAEAALHALDQESFGLLVSDVNMPGIDGHALQAIVRERYPQTPVLLMTAYGAVERAVEAMRLGAVDYLVKPFEPKVLLDLVGRHAFGQLGATEMQGPVAVEPASRQLLALAARVAQSDSTVLVSGESGTGKEVLARFIHQQSSRADKPFVAINCAAIPENMLEATLFGHEKGAFTGAIATQPGKFELADHGTLLLDEISEMPLALQAKLLRVLQEREVERVGGRKPIPLDIRIVATTNRDLAEEVRSGRFREDLFYRLSVFPLAWPALRDRPADIVPLAERLLANHAAKMRQPGARLTAEARQCLLGYSWPGNVRELDNAIQRALILQQGGFIRPDDLYLTAAAGFASLARTAASAIVSTQSAPATVSVPAEVAGALGEDLRRREFELILETLRAERGRRKETADRLGISARTLRYKLAQMRDAGMDPESALRSG from the coding sequence ATGGGCGTTAAAGTTCTACTGGTCGAAGATGATCGTGCTTTGCGCGAAGCGCTGGGCGATACCCTCGAACTGGGCGGCTATGCCTACCGCGCGGTGGATTGCGCTGAGGCCGCGTTGCATGCGCTTGATCAGGAGAGTTTCGGCCTGCTGGTCAGTGATGTAAACATGCCTGGCATAGACGGCCATGCCTTGCAGGCAATTGTGCGCGAACGGTATCCGCAAACGCCTGTCTTGTTGATGACTGCCTATGGTGCCGTCGAGCGCGCCGTCGAGGCCATGCGCCTAGGGGCTGTGGATTACCTGGTCAAACCGTTCGAACCCAAGGTGTTGCTCGACCTGGTCGGCCGGCATGCCTTTGGCCAGCTTGGTGCGACCGAAATGCAGGGGCCTGTGGCGGTTGAACCTGCGAGTCGGCAACTGCTGGCGCTGGCGGCACGGGTGGCACAAAGCGATTCGACGGTGCTGGTTTCAGGAGAGTCGGGCACTGGCAAAGAAGTGCTAGCTCGTTTTATTCATCAGCAGTCATCGCGAGCCGACAAGCCGTTCGTGGCCATCAACTGCGCTGCGATTCCAGAAAACATGCTGGAGGCGACGCTCTTCGGTCATGAGAAGGGCGCCTTCACTGGTGCCATCGCGACGCAGCCAGGCAAGTTCGAGTTGGCTGATCACGGTACGCTACTGCTTGACGAGATCTCCGAAATGCCGCTGGCATTACAAGCCAAGTTGCTGCGTGTATTGCAGGAGCGTGAGGTCGAGCGTGTGGGTGGACGCAAGCCGATACCGCTCGACATCCGTATCGTCGCCACGACCAACCGTGATCTGGCTGAGGAGGTTCGCAGCGGGCGCTTCCGTGAAGACCTGTTCTACCGTCTCTCGGTCTTTCCGCTCGCCTGGCCGGCATTGCGCGATCGGCCGGCGGATATCGTGCCGCTGGCCGAGCGGTTGCTGGCCAATCATGCGGCAAAGATGCGTCAGCCAGGCGCGAGACTGACAGCTGAGGCGCGTCAGTGCCTGCTCGGATATTCCTGGCCCGGCAACGTGCGTGAGCTCGACAACGCGATTCAGCGAGCCCTTATCCTGCAGCAGGGCGGATTTATTCGGCCGGATGACCTCTATCTGACAGCTGCTGCCGGCTTCGCCTCGCTGGCGCGTACTGCCGCTAGCGCAATCGTGTCGACGCAATCTGCCCCGGCGACCGTTTCAGTGCCGGCCGAGGTCGCTGGCGCGTTGGGTGAAGACCTGCGCCGTCGTGAGTTCGAACTCATTCTCGAGACCCTGCGTGCCGAGCGCGGGCGCCGTAAGGAGACGGCTGACCGTCTAGGTATCAGTGCACGGACGCTTCGTTACAAACTGGCTCAGATGCGCGATGCCGGTATGGACCCGGAGTCGGCGCTGCGCTCCGGTTGA
- a CDS encoding protease HtpX: protein MMRIFLFLATNLAVLVVASITLKLLGVDRYTGQNYGSLLAFCAVFGFAGALISLFISKWMAKMSTRTEIITQPRTRHEQWLLQTVEQLARDAGIKMPEVGIFPAYEANAFATGWNKNDALVAVSQGLLERFSPDEVRAVLAHEIGHVSNGDMVTLALIQGVVNTFVMFFARIFGSFVDKAILKNEDGHGIGYFVATIFAELVLGILASIIVMWFSRKREFRADEAGAQLAGTSAMIGALQRLRAEQGVPVDMPDSLKAFSINGALRNGLAGLLMTHPTLEDRIEALRQRG from the coding sequence ATGATGCGCATTTTCTTGTTTCTGGCCACCAACCTGGCTGTGCTGGTCGTCGCTAGCATCACCCTCAAGTTGCTTGGGGTAGATCGCTACACGGGTCAGAACTACGGCAGCCTGCTGGCTTTCTGCGCCGTCTTTGGTTTCGCTGGTGCACTGATTTCGCTGTTCATCTCCAAATGGATGGCGAAAATGAGTACCCGTACAGAGATCATCACCCAGCCGCGCACGCGTCACGAACAGTGGTTGTTACAAACCGTCGAGCAGCTGGCCCGTGATGCCGGCATCAAGATGCCAGAAGTGGGTATCTTCCCTGCTTATGAAGCCAACGCCTTCGCCACCGGCTGGAACAAGAACGATGCGCTTGTCGCAGTCAGCCAAGGGTTGCTCGAGCGCTTTTCCCCGGACGAAGTCAGGGCCGTACTGGCCCACGAGATTGGCCACGTTTCCAACGGCGACATGGTCACGCTTGCATTGATCCAGGGCGTGGTAAACACCTTCGTCATGTTTTTTGCACGCATCTTCGGCAGCTTCGTCGATAAGGCGATCCTGAAGAACGAAGATGGCCATGGCATCGGCTATTTCGTTGCGACGATCTTCGCCGAACTTGTGCTGGGGATCCTCGCCAGCATCATTGTCATGTGGTTCTCACGCAAGCGTGAGTTCCGCGCTGACGAAGCGGGGGCTCAGCTTGCCGGGACCAGCGCGATGATCGGCGCCCTGCAGCGTCTGCGCGCAGAACAGGGCGTGCCAGTCGACATGCCGGACAGCCTCAAGGCCTTCAGCATCAACGGTGCCCTGCGCAACGGCCTGGCCGGCCTGCTGATGACTCACCCAACGCTGGAAGATCGTATCGAAGCCTTGCGCCAGCGCGGCTAA
- a CDS encoding glutathione S-transferase family protein → MPITVFGAPLSPFVRKVRLCLQEKGLDYGLEVVMPFTPPEWYLQLNPLGRIPAMKDDELCLADSSVICQYLDEAYDQTVRLYGANPTDRAQIRWLEKYADYELAPLTTFGVFRNRVLKPSSGKPCNEETVQAALNEKLPPHFDYLERQLGENDFFIGEQLSMADIAVACQLINMEHGGEVVDAGRWPALVAHYSRLKARASIENVLPGEQRMTAKLIEMGKRPTPPN, encoded by the coding sequence ATGCCCATAACCGTATTCGGTGCCCCGCTATCGCCCTTCGTTCGCAAGGTTCGCCTTTGCCTGCAGGAAAAAGGCCTGGACTATGGGCTAGAAGTCGTAATGCCATTCACGCCGCCCGAATGGTATCTGCAACTCAATCCACTCGGCCGCATCCCAGCCATGAAGGATGACGAGCTCTGCCTGGCCGACTCCAGCGTGATCTGCCAATACCTCGACGAAGCTTACGATCAAACTGTTCGGCTGTATGGCGCTAACCCGACCGATCGAGCGCAGATACGCTGGCTGGAAAAATATGCCGATTACGAGCTCGCACCGCTGACGACATTCGGGGTTTTCCGCAACCGCGTCCTGAAGCCGAGCTCGGGCAAGCCCTGCAACGAGGAAACCGTACAGGCCGCATTGAACGAGAAGCTGCCACCGCACTTCGACTACCTTGAGCGTCAGCTGGGGGAGAACGACTTTTTCATTGGCGAGCAACTGTCGATGGCCGACATCGCCGTTGCGTGCCAGCTGATCAACATGGAACACGGCGGCGAGGTGGTCGACGCGGGTCGCTGGCCGGCCCTGGTCGCGCACTACTCGCGTTTGAAAGCACGCGCATCGATAGAGAACGTGCTGCCCGGCGAGCAGCGTATGACCGCCAAGCTCATCGAAATGGGCAAAAGGCCAACACCGCCGAACTGA
- a CDS encoding pyridoxal phosphate-dependent aminotransferase (broad specificity; family IV; in Corynebacterium glutamicum this protein can use glutamate, 2-aminobutyrate, and aspartate as amino donors and pyruvate as the acceptor) yields MQVSKSNKLANVCYDIRGPVLKHAKRLEEEGHRILKLNIGNPAPFGFEAPEEILQDVIRNLPTAQGYSDSKGLFSARKAIMQYYQQKQVEGITIEDIYLGNGVSELIVMSMQALLNNGDEVLIPAPDYPLWTAAVSLAGGKPVHYLCDEQANWWPDLADIKAKITPNTKALVLINPNNPTGAVYPREILAGMVELARQHKLVLFSDEIYDKILYDEAVHICTASLAPDVLCLTFNGLSKSYRVAGFRSGWVAISGPKHKAQSYIEGIDILANMRLCANVPSQHAIQTALGGYQSINDLVLPPGRLLEQRNRTWELLNDIPGVSCVKPMGALYAFPRIDPKICPIHNDEKFVLDLLLSEKLLIVQGTAFNWPWPDHFRVVTLPRVDDLEQAIGRIGNFLKTYSQ; encoded by the coding sequence ATGCAGGTCAGCAAATCGAACAAGCTCGCCAATGTCTGTTATGACATCCGTGGGCCAGTGCTCAAGCACGCCAAACGCCTGGAAGAGGAAGGCCATCGCATCCTCAAGCTGAACATCGGCAATCCGGCGCCATTCGGTTTCGAAGCCCCTGAGGAAATCCTTCAGGACGTGATCCGCAATCTGCCCACCGCGCAGGGCTACAGCGATTCCAAAGGCCTATTCAGCGCACGCAAGGCGATCATGCAGTACTACCAGCAGAAGCAGGTAGAAGGCATCACCATCGAAGACATCTATCTCGGTAACGGCGTGTCCGAGCTTATCGTGATGTCCATGCAGGCCTTGCTCAACAACGGCGATGAAGTGCTGATCCCGGCCCCCGATTACCCGCTGTGGACGGCCGCCGTCAGCTTGGCGGGCGGCAAACCGGTGCATTACCTTTGCGACGAGCAGGCTAACTGGTGGCCGGACCTGGCCGATATCAAAGCCAAAATCACGCCCAACACCAAAGCGCTGGTGCTGATCAACCCGAACAACCCGACCGGTGCGGTATACCCACGCGAAATTTTGGCAGGCATGGTCGAGCTGGCCCGTCAGCACAAGCTGGTGCTTTTCTCCGACGAGATCTACGACAAGATTTTGTATGACGAGGCAGTGCACATCTGCACCGCATCGCTTGCGCCTGACGTACTGTGTCTAACCTTCAACGGGCTATCGAAGTCCTACCGCGTTGCTGGCTTCCGCTCCGGCTGGGTAGCGATCTCCGGTCCCAAGCACAAAGCGCAGAGCTACATCGAAGGCATCGACATCCTGGCCAACATGCGCCTATGTGCCAACGTGCCGTCTCAGCACGCCATCCAGACCGCCTTGGGCGGCTACCAGAGCATCAACGATCTGGTGTTACCACCAGGCCGCCTGCTTGAGCAGCGTAACCGGACCTGGGAACTACTCAACGACATTCCCGGCGTCAGCTGCGTCAAGCCGATGGGTGCGCTTTATGCGTTCCCACGGATCGATCCGAAAATCTGCCCAATCCACAACGACGAGAAATTCGTCCTCGACCTGCTGTTATCAGAGAAGCTACTGATTGTTCAGGGTACGGCCTTCAATTGGCCGTGGCCGGATCACTTCCGCGTGGTCACCCTGCCCCGCGTGGACGACCTTGAGCAGGCTATTGGCCGAATCGGGAACTTCCTCAAGACCTACAGCCAGTAG
- a CDS encoding glutathione peroxidase, protein MNDALLDIPCVTIDGQQKTLSDFGAKALLVVNTASQCGFTSQYKGLEALWKRYREQGLVVIGFPCDQFGHQEPGDEAQIAAFCERNFGVSFPMFAKIRVNGSDAHPLFLELKKRAPGLLGSKAIKWNFTKFLVTDDGRSVRRFSSRTSPDALTAHIEACL, encoded by the coding sequence ATGAACGATGCGCTCTTGGATATTCCCTGCGTCACGATCGATGGCCAACAGAAGACCTTGTCTGATTTTGGCGCCAAGGCTCTGCTGGTGGTTAATACGGCCAGTCAATGTGGCTTCACGTCCCAATACAAGGGGCTGGAAGCGCTCTGGAAGCGCTATCGCGAGCAGGGGCTGGTGGTGATCGGGTTTCCCTGTGATCAGTTCGGCCATCAGGAGCCGGGGGACGAGGCGCAGATCGCTGCGTTCTGCGAGCGTAACTTCGGCGTCAGCTTTCCGATGTTCGCCAAGATCCGGGTCAACGGAAGTGATGCTCACCCTTTGTTCCTGGAGTTGAAAAAGCGCGCGCCCGGTTTGCTGGGCAGCAAGGCGATCAAGTGGAATTTCACTAAGTTTCTGGTCACCGACGATGGGCGTTCGGTGAGGCGCTTTTCGTCTCGAACCTCGCCGGACGCGCTGACAGCGCATATCGAAGCTTGCCTGTAA
- a CDS encoding thiopurine S-methyltransferase, whose protein sequence is MDEAFWQRRWARNEIGFHLNEVNPYLRRHWPSLKLAQGTRVLVPLCGKSLDMAWLADQGFAVLGVELSERAAEDFFSEHGLVPNVSIQGEFKVYRAGMVEIRCGDFFAMTPADVADCQALYDRAALIALPADMRQRYVNHLVSILAPNCQGLLITLDYQQEQMSGPPFAVSDAEVRMSLSAHWKVDLLERANVLNESNWRFLQRGLTRLEESCYRLGELS, encoded by the coding sequence ATGGACGAAGCGTTCTGGCAGCGTCGCTGGGCACGTAACGAAATCGGCTTCCATCTAAACGAGGTCAACCCCTACCTGCGCCGCCATTGGCCCAGCTTGAAGTTAGCGCAAGGGACTCGTGTCCTGGTGCCGTTGTGTGGGAAAAGTCTCGACATGGCCTGGCTCGCCGATCAGGGTTTTGCGGTGTTGGGCGTAGAGCTGAGCGAGCGCGCAGCCGAGGATTTTTTCTCCGAGCACGGGCTAGTCCCGAACGTCAGCATCCAGGGTGAGTTCAAGGTTTACCGGGCAGGTATGGTGGAAATCCGCTGTGGCGATTTCTTCGCCATGACACCGGCTGATGTGGCCGACTGCCAGGCGCTATACGACCGCGCTGCGCTGATCGCATTGCCCGCCGACATGCGTCAGCGTTACGTCAACCATCTAGTCAGCATCCTTGCGCCAAACTGTCAGGGGCTGCTGATCACATTGGATTACCAGCAGGAGCAGATGTCCGGCCCGCCATTCGCTGTGAGTGATGCTGAAGTTCGAATGTCTTTGAGCGCGCACTGGAAAGTCGATCTGCTGGAGCGCGCCAACGTGTTGAACGAAAGCAATTGGAGATTTCTTCAGCGTGGCCTCACTCGCCTAGAAGAAAGCTGCTACCGACTCGGTGAACTCTCCTAG
- a CDS encoding AAA family ATPase: protein MDAELKAFLQRADALMSRLEPLLPAQRAPLDWDTSLAARWHREGQGGYLQALNVSLDMKLNDLIGIDRQCELLSRNTRQFVSGLPANHVLLWGARGTGKSSLIRALLAEYAPAGLRLIEIERDHLADLPKLVDQLAGQAQHFVVFCDDLSFEAGEGDYRVLKSVLDGSLEQAPENVLLYATSNRRHLVPERQSDNENWRMVDGELHPNEAVEDKIALSDRFGLWLSFYPFSQAHYLNVVRHWIGSLATRAGLSWSWDDELEKDAIRWATARGNRNGRCAYQFARQWVGIRLL, encoded by the coding sequence ATGGATGCCGAGCTCAAAGCTTTTTTACAGCGTGCTGATGCGCTGATGTCGCGCCTGGAACCCTTGCTTCCTGCGCAGCGTGCGCCGCTGGATTGGGATACGAGCTTGGCCGCGCGTTGGCATCGTGAAGGGCAGGGCGGCTACCTGCAGGCGCTAAATGTGTCGCTCGACATGAAGCTAAACGACTTGATCGGCATTGACCGGCAGTGCGAGCTGTTGTCGCGCAATACCCGTCAGTTCGTTTCAGGGCTGCCGGCGAATCATGTCCTGCTCTGGGGTGCGCGCGGTACCGGAAAATCTTCTTTGATCCGAGCATTGTTGGCTGAATATGCACCGGCGGGCCTGCGCCTTATAGAAATCGAACGCGACCATCTGGCTGATCTGCCGAAACTGGTCGATCAGCTTGCCGGGCAGGCACAACATTTCGTGGTGTTCTGTGATGATCTTTCGTTCGAGGCCGGCGAGGGCGACTATCGGGTCTTGAAAAGCGTGTTGGACGGCTCGCTGGAGCAGGCCCCCGAGAATGTCTTGCTGTATGCCACTTCGAATCGCCGGCACCTTGTGCCTGAGCGTCAGAGCGACAACGAAAACTGGCGGATGGTGGATGGAGAGCTGCATCCAAACGAGGCGGTAGAGGACAAGATCGCGCTGTCGGATCGCTTTGGACTTTGGCTGTCGTTCTACCCGTTCAGCCAGGCGCATTACCTCAACGTGGTGCGGCATTGGATCGGCTCGCTGGCGACACGGGCGGGGCTGAGCTGGAGCTGGGACGACGAGCTGGAAAAGGACGCCATTCGCTGGGCCACAGCTCGCGGCAATCGCAATGGCCGTTGCGCTTATCAGTTTGCTCGGCAGTGGGTGGGGATTCGCCTGCTGTAG
- the msrB gene encoding peptide-methionine (R)-S-oxide reductase yields MDKLEKPLETWREELSDEQFQVCRLGATERPFTGKYNDTKAPGIYHCACCDAPLFDSDAKFDSGCGWPSYFQPVSDTAIASIDDFSHGMHRIEVKCARCDAHLGHVFPDGPAPTGLRYCINSASLNHKPRDA; encoded by the coding sequence ATGGATAAGCTTGAGAAACCGCTCGAAACCTGGCGTGAAGAACTTTCCGACGAGCAATTCCAGGTCTGCCGTCTGGGTGCGACCGAGCGACCGTTCACCGGCAAGTACAACGACACCAAGGCGCCCGGCATCTACCACTGCGCCTGCTGTGATGCACCGCTGTTCGATTCTGACGCCAAGTTCGATTCAGGCTGTGGCTGGCCGAGCTACTTTCAGCCGGTTAGCGATACAGCCATTGCCAGCATTGACGACTTCAGCCACGGCATGCATCGCATTGAGGTCAAGTGCGCTCGCTGTGATGCCCATTTGGGGCATGTATTCCCGGATGGCCCGGCACCGACCGGGCTGCGCTACTGCATCAATTCAGCGTCTCTCAATCACAAGCCGCGCGACGCGTAA